The genomic window ACTCAGGCGCCACGTTGCGAGCGGGCGGCCAGCGGGTCACGTGACTTATCCCGCGGCACGTGCACAGGCGCGCCTTCCGTCCATGACTCGGAAGGGCACGTCACACATGCGTGGGCAGTTGGGACTCCATGATTCGGTTCAGCACACCGGACAGCATTCCCGTCTGGCCCAGACAGGGGCGCACGTAGTCGGCAGGGGCGGTTTGCTCCCGCGTGGTCGGCACGCCCGTCATCAGCGCCAGTCCCAGGTCCGCGTACATCCGACGGCATACAGCGGTGCAGGCGCAATCCTTACTCGTTCACATCAGGGCGGGGGTAGTTCAAACTCTAGGCAGGCAGGCGGCGTACGGTCTTGTAGTTTTCGCGCGGCCTTGACGACCTCGTAGTGACGACCGTCGGGGCGACCACCGTGGGAACGGATAAAAGGACACACGTTAACCTGCAAAACGTGTGAAACAGCAGCAAAACgaagtaacaaacaaacaaacaaataaacaaacaacttCGTTGAGCACTTAAGGGGGagtgtgaaacatcttaatttgtgAAACATGCGCCTTGCGTAGTCTACCCCTTCTACCTATTTCTTTTAACAAGACGGTATTCGGtcccaatattttattaattacatacgGGCCAGTATATGGtggtattaatttaatattaattttgtcagCGAGTGAGGGCAAAACATAATTTCTACATACAACTGTGTGGTTTACTTTGAACTCATGGGGCTTCCTCTGCGAATCATACAAACCCTTGACGACCTCTCGAGCCTTCGCGAGATTCTGAGTGACCTTTCGAATCACCATGTCAAATTCACGTTCATCAGAGCCCTGTTCCAGAGGCGGGAGTCCCCACTGATTTAGGAGAGGGTGCGTGAGTTCCCTGCCAAGAAACGGGATGGAGGGAGGAAACCCAGTGGAGGAGTGAACAGCTGAATTCAAACCTACGTTAATGAAATCCAGGTCGCTGTCCCAAGCGGCCTGGTCATCCCTGTATAAAGACGTGAGAATCCCTTTCAACACTTTATTCGTGCGTTCCGACTGGTTTCCCTGGGGGAAATACGCGCTACTATATATAGGGCGAATCGCCCATTCTAGGCACATTTCCTTCCACAATGTGAATTGGAAATACCTCACATTATCGCTAACTATCATGGCTGGAGCTCCTAACAACTTCCACACATGATCGCGTAACGCTTTCACGATGGAGGCGGCTTTCATGTTCCTTAAGGGCAGAAGaactacaaattttgtaaaaatatccaGGACTACTAATATACAGTTATTTCCTCGTTTGGAACGTGTTAACGGACCAAAAATATCCACATGTAGTACGTGCCACGGTGCCACAGGTGGGTCCGCACAGTATAGGCCTACCTTAGTGGTCACGGGGGGTTTAGACAgctgacaatctttgcaagtacGTACGTACTTACGTACATCCGTACGCAATTCTGGCCACGCCAGATGCGCACTTATGCGTTTATACGTTTTCTCCATACCTAAATGACCCCCAATTAACGAGTCATGGAAATACTGTAAGACCATGGGGCGCAATCTCTCAGGCACCACCACTTTCTTCATTCTACCCGATTTACCGATGTAGTACACCACATCATCCTGCATAACGTAAGGAACATTTTCTTTAGcctgtaatttatgttttatttcctTACAGAGTTTATCCTCCTGTTGACAATCACGTAAATTGAAATATGATTCAGGGAAAATTTTACATGTGTTAACGTTAAAAGAATCGTGTTCACTGTGTTTTTCATCAATAATAAATTCCTCTGGATTAAACATTCTCGACAAAGTGTCTGCCACTACATTTTCTGTACCTTTAATatgatgaattttaaatttaaattttgaaagtctCAAAATCCATCGGCCTAATTTTCCCAGTTGGTGCGGATGATTATACAACCAGCTGAGGGCTTGGTTGTCTGTATACAGATCAAATTCTTTACAATCTAAATATGATGCGAATTTTTCTACCCCAAACAGACAAGCTAGGGCCTCTTTTTCGTAGACGCCTAACCGTTTTTCGCTTTCGCTGAGGGTTTTACTAGCAAAGGCAATGGGTCTCAGCACATCCTGTCTAGGTGGCCTAACACTGCACCTAGTGCTACGCTGGAGGCATCTACCTGTAGGGCAAAGCATTTCCCAAAATCCGGTAAAATCAAAACTGGTGGAGAAATAAGAAGGTGTTTTAAGCTTTCAAATGACTTTTGCTGCGAATCTCCCCAGTCAAAGTTTACTCCCTTCTTACGTAATTTATTGAGGGGCGCACATACCGTCGCGTAATTTGGTATGAATCTCGCGTAATACCCCGTCATCCCTAAAAATTTCTGAATACCTTTTATATTCTTAGGACGTGGAAAATTCACAATAGGCACAACTTTGTCCGGATTCATGATCAGATTTCCCTGGGATATTAcgtaacctaaaaatttaacatgtttacgacccaaatcaattttgttaggaTTTACAGTTAATTTCGCCGCCGTAAGGCATTCAAATACGTCTCTCAGATGACATACATGCTCCTTCCATGTTTGACTATATACTATTATGTCATCGATGTAGTTAAATACGTGTTTATACTTTACATCATTTAGTACGTGGTCAAGTACGCGGCTTAAGGCCTGGCTTCCAAAACTCACACCCATGGGTATACGATTGAAGTGGTATTGACCCCAAGGGGTGGCAAATGCCGTGTATTTACGAAAAACCGGATCCAACAAACACTGGTGAAAGCTGGAATTCAGGtctataactgaaaaataacGGGCCTTCCCCAGGTGTTGCagggcgctctctaccgtcggtaagGGGAACTGGTCTTCCAATATACGTTTATTAAGCTGAGAGAAATCAGTAACAAAACGGAATTCCCCTGGTTCCTTTTTTCCTACGAGGAAAGCTGGTGAACGATAGTCAGAAACGGTCGGCGAGATTTCTCCTGCATCCAACATGCGATTTATCTTTTCACGTAGAATCTGCATTTGAGGTGgagaaattttgaaatattttccccTAACTGGCGTCtcatctttcaaaaaaaaattatacgggaGAACGTCGCATTTACCTAATTGTTTGGTAATGACGTCGGGAAATTCTCCTATTAATCTAGCAATATCCCTTTGTTTCCCGGGATTCTGTTCCTGTTCACGACCCGATAAAATTATGGGAGTTTTATTTTTGTGGGTGAGGTAAATTTTAGCCTGAGCGGCAAAACTAAATTTGAGTTCGTGATTCGCTACGTCCAACACGCAACGCGTAGCTCCTAGGAAATCTAGACCCAAGATAATATCCTCAGCCAGGTTTTCAATGACAATAAGTTTCCAATTCCACGAGAATCTAtgaattttcaaatgtaatattacTTCAGTACCGGAATGCATCACTTGGCTATTTACCACGCACACGTGTATGTTTTTACCATGGTTAATCTTTACTTGATGGGGGTATTGATTCTTAAGGTTAGTTATAAACTTTTTACTAATTAAGGAACAAGTAGCACCTGTGTCTACTAAGGCTGGGTAATTCTTTTCAAACACTTGTACGTGCACTATATTACAAAATACCcttttgttggttttttgtctAAAACGACTACAGCGACCAACTATACGCCGAGTCCCCGGGCGTTTCCCGGACATTCCGAACGGTAATGTCCCGTgcgttcacatcggaaacatttcCGCTGTGATAGGTCTACTGCCGGCTGCATGCACTCAGCCGTTGCGTGGCCGAACATGCTACAGTTGGCACACCTGAACccggtcgccgcggcgaccggAGCATTTGACCACTGAGCCCGGTTACGAGTCGCGCTCGGCTGGCCTATGGGCAAGCGCGGAGCACTGGTTGGACCTAATGCGCCTTCACGCGCACCAACACGCACGTCACCTCTTGTTAGTTCTGAACCTGAGAAAACAGCGTTTCCTGAATGACGTTGATCATTTAGTTTCACAGGATTACTTAGCGCTAACTTGGTACTCTGTAGCTCCTCATGATATTTCCGGACAGTTAACAATCTATTTTCTACATCTCCGCACCATTTGCGTAGTGCCTCTAGATTCTGCGGGGGTAACAACATAGCACTGTTCTGTAATGCCAGCAGAGAAACGTTACCTAGTATTACCTGAACTAGCTCTCCTTCCGGAATACCCAAATCCATTATTTCCGCATAAGCGGCGACGGAATTAACAAATTGCAACAAGGGCTCCTCTGGCGCTTGAAAGCGATACACCAGGTCTCGCTTACAAGATTCCATCACACATGGAGGACATGCAAACTGCAATACCGCCTTTTTGTACTGCAAAAAGGAATGACCATTATTTATAGCTTCAGTCAGAAGCTGCAGGTACACTTCCCCACAAACACTAAGTAAGGCTTTCAAAAATTCGGGCTCGCTTACTAGTTTTAAATTAGCCGTATGCCCTGTTTTAATGAGGAAATCGAGCACGGACTTCGGCTCGTTTCCTACAAGACGCGGAAGCGACTTTAACGacgcaaagaataattttaaattaaactgggTATTAACTGGACTCACGGATCGGGCGGACTGCCGCGTCTGGGGGGACTCTGACGTCTCAGCTTCCCCATGAACATATCGGAACAGCAATGCCCTCAATTCTGCCACGGTATAGGATTCCTCATAGGGAATTTCATTCTCCTTCAAATACTCGAGCAGGTCGGCTCTCTTGAGCTTGTATACCCAGGAGGTGGAAGCCCCTTGCGTCGCCATATTCCtggaacaaacaaacacactacaCCGAAGCCAACTCCttaagcagagtggcgcagttgATGCGTGGTCTTTTTCTAATGTCTACTTAAGGGCCTATATGTCCATAGCCCTAAGTCCTAGCGTTGTTTACACTAGCAGCATAATTTTCATGTTATTACATGCAAGGTCCATGCTGTAATGGACAAGGGAGCTTGGCACTGGGTTGTGAACCATAAGGAAAAGTTTATTCAAGTCGACCTTATTTATTCCACTCTAACCAGATATAATTTTATCCGAATACAAAActttattacttatatatttatcttaACAGTAAATAGAAAACTTTAAGTTTCCGAGATAATTAGCACTAGGACATCATACTAGTGATCATAAGACATTAAACATATATTCTCAATCAcattaaaatagataatttaCAATGATCGTAACACTTATGTCGACACGCGCACGTGCATATGATACGCCACAGGGACACAAACGTCCCGCGTGTATAAGAATCTACAAACTTATTTAAACGACAATTACACGACTGAATATGCTGGGCATGAAAGATAGTACAGGTTTAAGCATTGAATGCCCATTAAACCCGCCTGTTTTCTTTCTAGCGAATAAACGCTTCATCTAATCCCTTGCGAACGAACATGCAACTTTATCAAGACAGAACAGGGGAATGAATCCTTATCATATTCCCACTACAAACAATCTTCTTAATAGTTACGCCAGCATCTACAGCTCGATGCAAATGGCCACGTGGACCACTTACTGATTCAATTTAAAATGGAAAAGTTAAATGGACAATTACATTTACAGTGACTCGTCACGTTAGAATATACGGAAATATCAATTAAGCCAACGTGATATTAAAGAGCAACTTTACAATTAGCTCCACGCACGTGGCTGCGGTTGACGACCCATGGCAAGGTCTCGAGGAGTGAAGCTCCCTAAAGAgtattcaaaacattaaattctcaCAAACGCAATCCAAAACCGATATAAcccaaactttaattttttccagGTGGCATccaaaacatataatttagagGAAAAGAGAACTATCATTAATTTAAATCATGGATACGCAGAGCCACCGTCTGCCACGAACACCACAGTTATCGAATACTTGCCATGCTCGTTTTTCGCTGCCATGCCGTCACTCGCCTAAGTCTTTTCTAGACCTCTACATTCGATTACAGTTACTAGTCGGTGCAGACCTAAATGAAGAATAAGAACGAGTCCGGGCTCTCCCGGGCTTAAATAACATGGCCCCGGCCAGGCGCGCACGCGCAGAACCCAGACTGGAGGGGATACAAGAAAGGAGTGAGAGGTGGAACTAGAGAGAGAAAGACTAACGGAAGACGGGATAGCAGTGGCCGCGCCCTGACGTCATCGTCGACGTGGCTGTTGCAGGTTtcacactcatcttggagcactgatttaattaagttaaatactacatggtagattgaggccgaccgcggaactgtacgtaaaagtttaAGAAGATATTACactgaaggcttccatgagcttcataggaaagtgtcaacaggAGAAGTACTTTCACGTGAACCTTCACctgcgtgtaacacaatccttaaaaattaataaattaatttgagctgagtaaacagtgttcaaaaggGTATTCTAattaattatagccaaggatagaTGAAAAGGTTAAAGTAGCAAGTATTTAAACTAACTCAtttcgtttaatcctgggcaaaagcctcatgtaAATCCTCATATAATTACATCCTTCtttcacatataaattaatactgattaaccaattaatactgatagcaagGAAAACACTAGTACAAATGTCACGGCATTATACGTGAACGTAATTCTATATTTCTTTAGACAAATAGAATTGAATACTtgataaaaaaacttgatagaTAGAAtactttataataatattaaacgtTAACACACAGGGACCATGAATGTCGTTAGCACTGACAAATgcctcattagacaatacaaaaccCGTAAATGAACAAGCAGGCAACCGCgtcctaacctacactaggcagtATGAAACTTACTTTAAAGCATGACATCAAAAGAaaacccacaaaaaaaaacattaaatacattacgtaaaagcgAAAGACAAGTCCTAATGAAGAGTGAagacatgacggggagaaacgtcaaacaaactacaCGTAGCAAAGAGAGCAATTAATCCAAAAAGAATAGGGTaaaataaatgccaaatagaatttagaaggTGACAGCCGAGTAAAGAATTTAGAGTTTAGCTATGGCCAGTTACTAATTAcatgactgtaagggtcaccaccttacaaacacttacgtgcattctccccgctgtcacactctctccTAATCAACTATCTGACCTACATGCTTAAATCAGCGCATAACCAGCACCGACTGGTTATCACGACCAATCTACCTgagtgctaacgaacaagaagagccttcaaggcaatacacgcagttttaagtaaaacagagggcgccacgcgcatgcgcggacacctcaagagGGGAAGTCAAGCACAGCACAAgacgcagggagggggggggaaaagGAGGAAGGGGAGGAGTGCcaaagcccgccgcgcggcgcgaagttcaatcacagcgcaccgaccacttcaacactattgaaaactacatgtcggtgaaagcaaaggttgatggttccgcgttgcgcgtaGGCTGCCGGCCCgtcggagctcctgaaggacactgacgGTGTCACCGCGCGCAACCCTCCTCCCCCACCAGCCCTCCCGCCGAaatgtgtgaatttcgcgggaaactgaaccggccaggttcgggacaaatcgcacagtgaacaTGATTTTGTAAGGACTGAAATAtgaattgataaaaaataatgtttaataaaaacctgtggaaaaatatacataaatcaatttgttgtagtgcggcggagggatatgccacacccggccggatccttccgtcggcgcagcactcgttgcatggcgttcgcctcgtcgcacgaactacacttagctgcgcgcacgagcgcgttcggtgcacacgcttttgcgagacgttgatgaggcatagcggtctatgcgacatagaggagcattggcggtcggcgtcagtatcacgtagagtcgccggagacacgggcctacgtgccactagcccagtttattaagtgttatgtattAGTGATATATTTGTTCGTCAAACCTTTAATTAGCCAAcattagacttttttttaacgttttatttatttttggaatagTGTTGGAGTGGtctacttaaataataatttcatttatttaataataaatttttgccATTTTTATGCTTATTCATGTTTGTTGTCATTGGTAGGTCAAACCCTACCCTATAAAGTTATTAGAGAAATtaggtattttattttcaaagtttgtTTACAGTGTAATAACAAGAGGGATAAATGTGTGCATGTAGTAGCAAAGAATAAATAAGTTACAGACTGGTGTCCTAAGTGGGGCATTAGTACAGAAGTTGTATGTACAGGTTAAAGATACCTATTCTGTTACAAGGGGGTGTTTCTCAAGTCCAACTGAATTCTAAGAATCAGCTGGGGGGcaaagtcaaaatgggaatgcctagaagtaggaaggaaaatactaggaaggtttttaaagagaggaggagaacagaaaggggaaaaaatgtgatggtcgtgaggacagtaggggaatggaataggctggaggaggagtgtgtggcggctgggagtgtggaccagttcagaaggagagtgagggggaagtaaggagaatgcttgccaccgggaactttgtacccaattgcagctattaattaattatattaattaaattaattaatgaataataGTGGGACGTCTATGAAAACCTGGAAAATTACTCTggaataaatgtaaataatattaaggAGCCAATATAAGTAGCAATTGCTTATATCACAAAAATAAGAGCTGTTCAAATGAAATGTCAAAACGGAAATAAGGCTATATATAAACGCAGTGTTTCGGCAACTGAACTATTATATAACTTAGGCCTATTTAACTTAAAAAGTTGCTTAATTCAATTGTTAcgtaaatcattttaaaacggTACATTTACAAATACTTTACGTAAGCCAAGATGAGCGAAATCGCGGGGATAAAATTGTCAATACAAGACcataacaaacttttatttacgGAAATTCCAACTAGGCTCAGTGGTTGATTGAATCtgactgtattatttatattgtgctGCTTTTATATTACACATTTTGTAAGGTGACCTTACTTGTTACGAATAATTAGACTTGAAAAACGAACTAGTAGTTTCATTTGTCCACAAGGAACAATGAACAATGGATACGATCTTGCCCCCTCTTCTgtcaaaacatgtttttttttttttttttttttttttttttttttttttttttagttgtttgtatggttaacggctttcgcccaccACAACCAGAACTAAATCATTCCAATCTTTATCATATCGTAGCATTCAAATCTCTTACTGTAatttaacacccatgccttacccgggactcgaacccagaacccctcgcaccgtaagcaaACATGTTTCTGTCTCACTCACTCGAAGAGTAGTTCCAGAGATTGCCGTCGACAGCAGTAAATGGCACTGAAAGCATATGTACCAGCAGTCTATGTATTTCTAGGTCGTTGGTGTATAGCTATTCACTGCTTTTATCCAGAGTTGGTAATACAGGCcctaataataatagtaatttcTAACTATATAAAGAACAATTGAATATATATGTtcaatttttcaattaatttttttttttgcatttttgcgTTTTTTTTGTCGAAAAAATGTTTATAGCATtataaaggttatagttaaaTATTTGTGATTCTGATTTGTGTAATATAAGAATATAACTCCCATGTAGTTGGCACATAGAGTAACTACACAATTCGAACTTGACGGACATGTGAAAAAATACTCCCCTATTTTTTGCCCTATGTTCTTATTCTATGAACGAATGAAGAAAAATGGTAATTATGAGCTGAAACTCCTGCAACCATGATATATGGTCGTTGCCTGCAACAATTATTTGCCAAGCGAGAGCAACAATGTTGAGAATTGTAACGTCTGTGCTTCTACATGTTTCAAAATCTCCACATATATCATTATCGCATTATAGTGTAAACAATTACCTGTCCACCGACTGCTCTAAACTTTTAAGTTTTGCGTCTTATGTTTATAAATCATGCGCGCGTAATTTGAGAATAAGGAAGAATTTGAGCGATGAAGCTATTGGACTTGTTAACAGTGGAGTGAGAAAAATATCAACTCAAAGTGCTGCATATAGTACTGGGATTGAAGAGAACACAAAAGTTGTTAAAGATGTGTTGTTATACAGATATGACCGACTTAAATATATGCGTGCATTGAGCCTTTTTGGGGTTAGTCAGTATTTGTTTTGGACTTTCCTAGGGCATACGACATACACCACACTCAAAGATGTGCCAGTAGAGGAGAAAAATGATAATGACCCTTGGTGGAAAAAAATCAACTTGGGTGAACAAAAGTATAGACTGGGGATTACCATCCTCTGTTTGGTTGTGggtaatacattttatatttattttgttctgtagatccaaCCTTTAATCCTGTAATTATGTAGTCAATAGATTTTGAAATTCTCTTTAGTGAAGAGTACAATGAAGTctagggtaaatatttacttgggcggtatttccgaaaaaaaatgttaaaaatccgaaaatacctttattttatgctcttcaacttcctcttttcattaaaagtggcggaggtaagaaattccaaatactttaggagatatcgaatttttaaatttcatcatatgtagttgagcggtatttgcgaaaataaatgttaaaaatccgaaaatacctttatcatgtgctcttcaacttcctcttttcattaaaagcggcggagataagaaattccaaatactttaggagatatcgaattttttaattttgcaatacaagacctgtggaaccattcgagcggcgccatttttgttattttgccgtgtgttcgtgaatacgtgaatcgtgaatgcgtaattaataaaatgtttgattaggtcaggtcagttacattattaatactttcaaactaagccgacattaaaaattattttgtgaattaattttaatggctgtttagttttaaaatatttataatgtaactgacctgaccaaacaaacccggacagagggtgaacagtaaactaaaatggtcgattaggtcaggtcagttacattataaacactttgaAACTaaggttatattaaaaataatgtgaattaattttaattattctttagttttaaattatttataatgtaactgaccttacctaacaaacccgtaacaaaggatgtacagtaacaactcacgtaaatttttt from Bacillus rossius redtenbacheri isolate Brsri chromosome 1, Brsri_v3, whole genome shotgun sequence includes these protein-coding regions:
- the LOC134546229 gene encoding transmembrane protein 223, with product MLRIVTSVLLHVSKSPHISLSHYSVNNYLSTDCSKLLSFASYVYKSCARNLRIRKNLSDEAIGLVNSGVRKISTQSAAYSTGIEENTKVVKDVLLYRYDRLKYMRALSLFGVSQYLFWTFLGHTTYTTLKDVPVEEKNDNDPWWKKINLGEQKYRLGITILCLVVGHGLLASTWLYSLKSIRYLVLRKGGNNVSIVTYTPVGQTRTITTDLNKVSCTESRLSARVHLPVKVKGYSLYFMLDKDGEFFNPQLFDRTVGMRRQLN